Proteins from a single region of Dyadobacter fanqingshengii:
- a CDS encoding bi-domain-containing oxidoreductase, translating to MKQLRQNLRTGETSLQEVPPPIVQPGYVLIQSHKSLISPGTENALIRFSKANPFQKAILQPDKFRLAYQKVKSDGLFNTIRNIANKIDQPIPLGYCNVGHVLEVGEGVQDIQVGDRVVSNGPHAEMVCVPRNLIAKVPTEVPDHKAVFTVMTSIGLHAVRLISPSVSETVVVIGLGLVGLLTAEMLKINGCNVIGIEPNEHRLQVAISRGFEAINPNFLNLEHYIGNATNGFGADAVIIATDSQSDQILSQAARVSRKRGKIVLIGTADLRLNRSDFYEKELTFQVSCSYGPGRYDPDYEHHGVDYPHAFVRWTENRNFQAILKLMSNGAFDPSYLTGESFLFADFKNAYAKQHDQSNIAVTLDYPERCSAKRSIQITKQCFSGTKGVIGIIGAGHYTATTLLPLLKNATIKHIVSANGLSAANLARKYDIAYYGTDYQDIINDPEVDLVMITTRHNLHAQMASEAIRAGKHVFVEKPLAIFENELNALVDVFHHSNSGNASVTVGFNRRFAPHVRKMKSLLGDSVMNIIIHVNAGFVPQNSWIHDRKVGGGRLLGEGCHFVDLISFIAGSRIVSVCMNAMRLHPADTTDNASIIVKCENGSTGVVNYFSNGHTDYPKERIEVHASGRTLILDNFKTLRGYGFKHFSNIKTTQNKGHREMYESLLDFVKNGGQPPISFGEIVNTTAATLAVIESLKLNNWVHI from the coding sequence ATGAAGCAGCTTAGGCAAAACCTGCGAACGGGGGAAACTTCGTTGCAGGAAGTCCCACCTCCGATCGTCCAGCCCGGTTATGTGCTGATCCAGTCGCACAAAAGCCTGATCTCTCCGGGAACGGAAAATGCACTGATCCGTTTTTCAAAGGCCAATCCGTTTCAGAAGGCAATATTACAACCCGATAAATTCAGGCTTGCTTATCAAAAAGTGAAGTCAGACGGTTTGTTTAACACAATTCGGAACATTGCTAACAAGATTGATCAGCCCATTCCTTTGGGTTACTGCAATGTGGGGCATGTTTTGGAAGTTGGTGAAGGCGTGCAGGATATTCAGGTCGGAGATCGCGTGGTGAGCAACGGACCGCATGCGGAAATGGTCTGCGTTCCGAGAAATCTGATTGCGAAAGTTCCAACGGAAGTTCCTGATCACAAGGCAGTTTTCACTGTAATGACCTCCATTGGGTTGCATGCGGTTCGCTTGATTTCGCCGTCCGTGAGTGAAACGGTTGTTGTGATCGGTCTGGGGCTTGTTGGATTGCTGACAGCCGAAATGCTAAAAATCAATGGATGCAATGTGATTGGCATTGAGCCGAATGAGCATAGACTTCAAGTTGCCATTTCAAGGGGTTTTGAGGCCATTAATCCCAATTTTCTTAATCTTGAACACTACATTGGCAATGCGACAAATGGCTTTGGCGCAGATGCCGTGATCATTGCCACCGATTCACAATCTGACCAGATCTTATCCCAAGCGGCCCGGGTTTCGCGAAAGCGAGGTAAAATAGTGCTGATCGGAACGGCGGATCTTCGGTTAAATCGCTCAGATTTTTATGAAAAAGAACTAACATTCCAAGTTTCATGCTCCTATGGTCCTGGCAGATACGATCCTGATTATGAACATCATGGAGTAGATTACCCGCATGCTTTTGTGCGTTGGACGGAGAACCGAAATTTTCAGGCCATTCTTAAATTAATGTCAAATGGCGCATTTGATCCATCTTACTTGACAGGTGAAAGCTTTCTGTTCGCAGATTTTAAAAATGCTTATGCAAAACAGCATGATCAAAGCAACATTGCAGTAACCCTCGATTATCCAGAAAGGTGTTCAGCAAAACGGTCAATTCAGATAACAAAACAATGTTTTTCGGGAACAAAGGGAGTGATTGGCATTATAGGAGCCGGGCATTATACTGCCACAACATTGCTTCCGCTTTTAAAAAACGCGACGATCAAGCACATTGTCAGCGCAAATGGGTTGTCGGCAGCCAACCTTGCCCGGAAATATGACATTGCTTATTATGGAACTGATTATCAGGACATTATCAATGATCCGGAAGTAGATCTGGTGATGATTACGACGCGCCATAACCTGCACGCGCAAATGGCTTCTGAGGCGATAAGAGCTGGAAAACACGTTTTCGTTGAAAAACCTTTGGCCATTTTTGAGAATGAATTGAATGCGCTTGTTGACGTTTTTCATCATTCAAATTCGGGTAATGCGTCGGTTACGGTCGGATTTAACCGGCGGTTTGCGCCGCATGTTCGGAAGATGAAAAGTTTACTGGGCGATTCTGTGATGAACATTATAATCCATGTTAATGCCGGGTTTGTACCGCAAAATTCTTGGATCCACGATCGGAAAGTGGGTGGCGGCAGGCTTTTAGGGGAAGGGTGCCATTTTGTTGATTTAATTTCCTTTATAGCAGGAAGCAGGATCGTATCAGTTTGTATGAATGCGATGAGGCTACATCCGGCTGATACGACCGATAACGCATCCATAATAGTCAAATGCGAAAACGGCTCAACAGGCGTTGTCAACTATTTTTCTAATGGCCATACCGATTATCCCAAAGAACGTATTGAAGTCCATGCTTCTGGCCGGACATTGATCCTTGACAATTTCAAAACACTGCGCGGCTACGGATTCAAGCACTTTTCCAACATTAAAACGACCCAAAACAAAGGTCACCGAGAAATGTATGAATCGCTGCTCGATTTCGTAAAAAACGGAGGGCAGCCACCGATTTCTTTCGGGGAAATCGTGAATACAACAGCAGCGACATTAGCGGTAATAGAGAGTTTGAAACTGAATAATTGGGTTCATATATGA
- a CDS encoding Gfo/Idh/MocA family protein yields the protein MKKLNIGIVGYKFMGRAHSNAWKKAPQFFDMPAMPVLKAACGRHESAVKDFADKWGWEETETDWKKLVARPDIDIIDVALPQDLHYNVALAAAKEGKHIFCEKPLSMNSRQAEEMLKVCEDNKVKHYLNHNYRRTPAVSFAKKMIEDGKIGRIFHWRCAYQQDWIIDPNFPLTWQLQKEYAQAGPQWDLNSHAVDLAHYLVGDIASVSSLTANFITTRPIVEGGGTTGNLTAGEVGTEMGDVTVEDAALMMVMFKNGAIGSFEATRFAAGRKNRLSFEIYGSKGSLCFDLERMNELQYFSREDESGQQGFRTILATEAAHPYAGNWWPAGHIIGYEHSFVHAVVDFVNAIEYDTQIKPDFSDGLKIIKVLEAGLESAASKRQIDL from the coding sequence ATGAAAAAACTGAATATTGGAATCGTAGGATATAAGTTTATGGGCCGGGCGCATAGCAACGCCTGGAAAAAAGCACCGCAATTTTTCGATATGCCTGCCATGCCTGTGTTGAAAGCAGCTTGCGGAAGGCATGAAAGCGCAGTGAAAGATTTTGCCGATAAATGGGGCTGGGAGGAGACCGAAACAGACTGGAAAAAGCTCGTTGCCAGACCTGATATTGACATTATAGATGTAGCATTGCCGCAAGATCTCCATTATAATGTGGCCCTTGCCGCTGCCAAAGAGGGAAAGCACATATTTTGTGAAAAGCCGCTTTCCATGAATAGCAGGCAGGCTGAGGAAATGCTGAAAGTGTGCGAGGATAATAAGGTCAAACATTATTTAAACCACAATTACCGGAGGACACCTGCTGTTTCTTTTGCCAAAAAAATGATTGAAGATGGCAAAATCGGACGCATTTTTCACTGGCGCTGCGCTTACCAGCAAGACTGGATCATTGACCCGAACTTCCCCTTAACCTGGCAATTGCAAAAGGAATATGCACAGGCCGGCCCGCAGTGGGACCTCAATTCCCACGCCGTCGACTTGGCACATTATCTCGTTGGTGACATTGCGAGCGTCTCCTCGTTAACTGCAAATTTTATCACAACCCGTCCGATTGTAGAAGGAGGTGGAACGACAGGAAATTTGACTGCGGGCGAAGTTGGCACGGAAATGGGTGACGTGACTGTGGAAGATGCTGCATTAATGATGGTAATGTTCAAAAACGGCGCTATCGGTTCATTTGAAGCCACACGTTTCGCGGCCGGACGCAAGAACAGGCTGTCTTTTGAGATTTATGGAAGCAAAGGCAGTCTTTGTTTTGACCTTGAAAGGATGAATGAGCTGCAATATTTTTCCAGGGAAGATGAAAGCGGGCAACAAGGCTTCCGAACCATTCTGGCAACCGAGGCCGCGCACCCATATGCAGGAAACTGGTGGCCAGCCGGGCATATTATCGGTTACGAACATTCGTTTGTGCATGCTGTCGTGGATTTCGTGAACGCCATTGAATATGATACGCAGATTAAACCTGACTTTTCAGATGGTTTGAAGATCATCAAAGTCTTGGAAGCTGGGCTGGAATCAGCCGCGTCCAAGCGCCAAATTGATTTATAG
- a CDS encoding sugar phosphate isomerase/epimerase family protein has product MITYIQNRSLKVALKFCLLTCACLLFSIATFAQNVTDKKSIFSRENLIAWCIVPFDVKERGPAERADMLNKLGITMLAYDWREKHVPTFEEEIEQLKKHNIKLQAFWYYSGANPENDKNFATIIEVLRKHNVKTEIWCMVSGIKGLDEMTQEEKVKAVAKPVAYMADKAAEIGCKLGLYNHGGWYGEPENQLQIFDYLKKPNIGIVYNFHHAEEHIQRFPEFFPKLIPHLLALNLSGLKKGNPVKVVPIDQGDAELDMIKIVKNSNYKGPIGIINEDTAPDAEVGLMLNMDGLKGILEKLGDEAALRSYK; this is encoded by the coding sequence ATGATTACGTATATACAAAATCGTTCGTTAAAGGTGGCTTTGAAATTTTGCTTGCTGACATGCGCGTGTCTGCTGTTTTCGATCGCGACTTTTGCTCAAAACGTGACAGACAAGAAAAGCATTTTCAGTCGGGAAAACCTGATTGCGTGGTGCATTGTACCCTTTGATGTAAAAGAAAGAGGGCCAGCGGAACGTGCTGACATGCTTAATAAACTCGGGATCACCATGCTTGCGTATGACTGGCGCGAGAAGCACGTGCCCACTTTTGAAGAAGAAATTGAACAACTTAAAAAACACAATATCAAGCTGCAAGCTTTCTGGTATTACTCAGGCGCCAATCCTGAAAATGATAAGAATTTTGCCACCATTATTGAGGTTTTAAGGAAGCATAATGTTAAAACAGAGATCTGGTGCATGGTTAGCGGCATCAAAGGACTAGACGAAATGACGCAGGAAGAAAAGGTCAAAGCTGTGGCAAAACCGGTTGCTTACATGGCAGACAAAGCTGCGGAAATCGGCTGTAAGCTAGGCCTTTACAATCACGGAGGTTGGTATGGGGAGCCTGAAAACCAACTGCAAATCTTTGATTATCTGAAAAAACCGAATATCGGAATCGTCTATAATTTCCATCACGCGGAAGAGCACATTCAACGCTTCCCTGAATTTTTCCCGAAACTCATTCCGCATCTGCTGGCCCTGAATCTTTCCGGCCTCAAAAAAGGAAATCCCGTAAAAGTAGTTCCCATCGACCAGGGCGACGCTGAGCTCGACATGATCAAAATCGTCAAAAACAGCAACTACAAAGGCCCAATTGGCATTATCAACGAAGACACTGCACCTGACGCCGAGGTTGGGTTAATGTTGAATATGGACGGTTTGAAGGGGATTTTGGAGAAATTAGGGGACGAGGCCGCGCTGAGGAGTTATAAGTGA
- a CDS encoding carboxypeptidase-like regulatory domain-containing protein: MQSILTISVKVVFHVIAHFIMIIQLNSCFLKQDRTTTVYGTITDQNGEPVDSIMVIARGKRGFSFETLKQTYTNGEGCYEILIDPPKKFDFIDISVPFLLIENPKFFKYYTGKKTRKDDEKTSNCCIAPIGEKTKYDFQLIPK; the protein is encoded by the coding sequence ATGCAAAGCATCTTAACTATCTCAGTAAAAGTCGTTTTCCACGTTATCGCACATTTTATAATGATCATTCAGCTCAATAGCTGCTTTCTCAAACAAGACCGGACAACGACGGTTTATGGGACGATTACAGATCAGAACGGGGAGCCAGTTGATAGCATTATGGTGATCGCACGAGGCAAGCGCGGTTTCAGCTTTGAAACTTTGAAACAGACTTATACTAATGGTGAAGGCTGCTATGAAATATTGATCGATCCGCCAAAAAAGTTTGACTTTATAGACATTTCTGTGCCATTCCTATTGATTGAAAATCCAAAGTTTTTCAAATATTATACGGGAAAGAAGACGAGAAAAGACGACGAAAAAACAAGTAATTGTTGTATTGCTCCCATTGGCGAAAAAACCAAATATGACTTTCAACTAATCCCCAAGTAA
- a CDS encoding T9SS type A sorting domain-containing protein: protein MQHLAAFARRGRYCLLPTLLFAFSITFGQDYEQLRQQKLNSLDLSGLGQRLFLNAGVTTKHEIDHFKNLNKNEKTLAEPVSAEEWQNLYDRLVDTDLRPANIRLAELTQLIETNAAKLTSSNVVPIGIINLEGIYLSDQELAQNETSKKAGRAVDFTKYETVRIVSSAALQEDLYQAKVSFYISNALNIDNHAEKVSALEIDFNDGGGFTTYPISGQLILHEFQSIGEHRINIRFQVGSVAYTFETKVNVKQMVRYPYEEFDITAKPFSTASPEADSTARTAFVGGTIRIIKGCDEILNKPIIVAEGFDMGQDVNLDVLEARYRTPLNQFLLEGYDLVLLDYNDGRAAIQDNAQVLKAALELVNNQKSGNVEAIVIGESMSGLVARWALREMENSGQAHHVQLLMCYDTPHQGANVPVGLTQLMYDAHPTLLTKVILKFFAKGWRNYHSALGTQAARQLLLHHAGHPNVGAKHPDFDSFRTQLVNLGNGGYPANCRNIAVIHGSMNASDRVLFNTYNYGSRLLMSWTPFGLQNTNIDIHTNDLNKNSSVFKFSAWGIFSKKLGVNRKYTSSLNDDFLPGGRSAARIPNKLFNGTSWFEFCFVPTFSSIDFQGPRTTQLERELLNIENMDPTQTPFVMIYGTNENNAHVTPGTANFTNVGLAEGLLTSNPACPALPVPPIPTIAPFNTCYPFGEKRTTEDNTANITVSLKNASNGQYVHNWTVLPSNQYFTTTGDQITFQAERVDHYEVTCVRTYPNRRDLSSTATATIWVYDCNSGNLPAKPDEDQLVFADAADVWEGDFLLTTSVDSLAVFAHYFPVTKILYASLQNGTFIPRSKLKASGMFDEFAALFAENDPSNPLPVHLIKFEARAEGKNVLLSWSTSSEINSEKFIIERSASGKDWNAIGQVTAQKLSDEQKEYAFYDSNVELKAAFYRLKMVDSDSTFAYSRIENLQFDGSQSALFPNPVGIDGLLQLPEGANAADITIFDLSGVKVYEKNGAATQINVEKLSPGNYIVRIRLKDGTETSQLVVKK from the coding sequence ATGCAACACCTTGCCGCCTTCGCGAGGAGAGGACGCTATTGTCTTCTCCCAACCCTTCTTTTTGCCTTTTCAATAACGTTTGGACAGGATTATGAGCAATTACGACAGCAAAAGCTTAATAGCCTGGACTTGTCGGGCCTCGGACAAAGGCTGTTTCTCAATGCCGGTGTTACGACCAAGCATGAAATCGACCATTTCAAAAATCTAAACAAAAATGAAAAAACACTTGCAGAACCCGTGTCGGCAGAAGAATGGCAAAACCTCTATGACCGCCTAGTAGACACGGATCTCAGGCCTGCAAATATCCGTTTAGCAGAACTGACACAATTAATAGAAACGAATGCTGCTAAGCTGACCAGTAGCAATGTGGTGCCGATCGGAATTATTAACCTGGAAGGCATTTACCTTTCCGATCAGGAACTTGCGCAAAATGAAACTTCTAAAAAAGCCGGACGTGCGGTTGATTTTACAAAATACGAAACGGTCAGGATCGTTTCCTCCGCTGCGTTGCAAGAAGATCTTTACCAGGCTAAGGTGTCGTTTTACATTAGTAATGCGCTCAATATCGACAACCATGCTGAAAAAGTCTCGGCACTGGAAATTGATTTTAATGATGGAGGTGGCTTCACGACTTATCCCATCTCCGGTCAACTCATACTGCATGAATTTCAATCTATTGGCGAGCATCGGATCAACATTCGCTTTCAAGTTGGCAGTGTCGCGTATACTTTTGAGACAAAGGTTAATGTAAAACAAATGGTGCGCTATCCTTATGAGGAGTTCGATATCACCGCAAAACCGTTTTCAACAGCATCTCCCGAAGCAGATTCGACTGCCAGAACTGCATTTGTGGGAGGCACCATTCGGATCATTAAAGGTTGTGACGAAATTCTGAACAAGCCTATTATCGTTGCAGAAGGGTTTGATATGGGACAGGATGTGAACCTGGATGTATTGGAAGCGCGTTATCGCACTCCGCTCAACCAATTTCTGCTGGAGGGATATGACCTGGTGCTTTTGGATTACAATGATGGACGGGCCGCTATTCAAGATAATGCACAGGTGCTTAAAGCAGCTCTTGAACTTGTAAACAATCAAAAAAGTGGAAATGTCGAGGCCATTGTGATTGGTGAAAGTATGAGTGGACTTGTAGCAAGATGGGCGCTGAGAGAAATGGAGAACTCTGGACAAGCGCATCATGTTCAGTTGTTAATGTGCTACGACACCCCGCATCAAGGTGCGAATGTGCCGGTGGGTCTCACGCAATTAATGTATGATGCACATCCTACTTTGCTTACGAAAGTAATTTTGAAATTTTTCGCCAAAGGTTGGCGTAATTATCACTCTGCCTTGGGCACGCAAGCTGCCAGGCAGCTATTGTTGCATCATGCTGGCCATCCCAATGTCGGTGCAAAACATCCCGATTTCGATAGTTTTCGCACGCAGTTAGTCAATCTTGGAAATGGTGGCTATCCGGCTAATTGCCGAAATATTGCTGTTATACATGGCAGTATGAATGCATCAGACCGGGTGCTTTTCAATACCTATAATTATGGAAGCAGATTATTAATGAGCTGGACACCATTTGGACTTCAGAATACGAATATCGACATCCATACTAATGACTTAAATAAAAACTCCAGTGTTTTTAAGTTTTCTGCTTGGGGTATATTTTCAAAAAAGCTTGGTGTTAACCGTAAGTATACTAGCTCTTTGAATGATGACTTTCTTCCTGGTGGACGAAGTGCCGCCAGAATCCCTAATAAGCTTTTTAATGGCACTTCGTGGTTTGAATTTTGCTTCGTGCCTACATTCAGCTCGATTGACTTCCAAGGACCTAGAACAACGCAACTTGAAAGGGAGTTACTTAATATTGAAAATATGGATCCGACACAGACACCATTCGTAATGATTTACGGTACTAATGAGAATAATGCTCATGTTACTCCTGGTACAGCTAATTTTACCAATGTAGGCCTAGCCGAAGGCCTCTTAACCAGCAACCCCGCCTGTCCTGCCCTACCCGTCCCCCCAATTCCAACAATTGCCCCTTTCAACACTTGCTATCCATTCGGCGAGAAGCGCACAACAGAGGATAACACAGCGAACATTACCGTTTCACTGAAAAATGCTTCCAACGGCCAATACGTGCATAACTGGACCGTGCTGCCATCGAATCAATATTTTACAACAACTGGCGATCAGATCACTTTTCAGGCTGAGCGGGTGGATCATTATGAGGTTACTTGCGTGCGCACTTATCCGAACCGCAGGGATTTGAGCTCGACTGCCACGGCGACCATCTGGGTTTATGATTGTAATAGTGGTAACCTTCCTGCAAAGCCGGATGAAGATCAATTGGTGTTTGCAGACGCGGCGGACGTTTGGGAAGGCGATTTTTTGCTGACAACCTCGGTAGATTCACTTGCTGTATTTGCGCATTATTTTCCCGTTACTAAAATATTATATGCATCGCTCCAAAACGGAACATTCATTCCGAGAAGCAAGCTAAAAGCTAGCGGCATGTTTGACGAATTCGCTGCGCTTTTCGCAGAAAATGACCCGAGCAACCCGCTCCCTGTTCATTTGATAAAGTTTGAGGCTCGTGCTGAGGGCAAGAATGTGCTGTTGAGTTGGTCCACTTCCAGTGAAATAAATAGCGAGAAGTTCATTATCGAGCGAAGTGCCTCGGGCAAGGATTGGAATGCAATCGGTCAAGTTACGGCGCAAAAGCTGAGTGATGAGCAGAAAGAATATGCATTCTATGATTCCAACGTCGAGCTGAAGGCTGCCTTTTATCGCTTAAAAATGGTCGATTCAGACAGCACATTTGCTTACAGCAGGATCGAAAACCTGCAATTCGACGGTTCACAATCTGCCTTATTTCCTAATCCAGTAGGGATCGACGGGTTATTGCAACTGCCCGAAGGCGCCAATGCGGCTGACATTACCATTTTTGATCTTTCCGGCGTGAAAGTTTATGAGAAGAATGGTGCAGCGACGCAGATTAATGTTGAGAAACTTTCGCCAGGAAATTATATCGTTCGTATTCGACTGAAGGACGGAACCGAAACAAGTCAGCTGGTAGTGAAGAAATAA
- a CDS encoding T9SS type A sorting domain-containing protein, which yields MKTLLLILSLVFANLTGFAQWSTDPTQGNLIRQGTNTIREFNLHTDNNGGTFLVWEDWRTFGPNIYAQRITTAGSPKWDEKEGHIVRAMQGYDEMIAYIAEIGSTSDGNGNAIIAWSDTRDLFQVYVQKINGTGQTQWQNKGLSICTDCYYAEKVRIISDGSGGAIIAWSGDKASSEASEVYIQRINANGESQWQSNGVRVTNNDESGKNFLNIVSDGKGGAIVTWEHLENGISDIRAQHLDNNGNPHWAAEGVVLGNFTTGIGKQPESIADGNGGIITVWYDVRNSSGNLYAQRINSNGQLQWTLGGLPVCTANEEQIDPRIISDTQGGAIIAWQDSRNGTANNDIYAQRINASGQAQWAIDGIPVCAQSSNQFSPHITPDGEGGVVMCWTDTRNAGVIYDNKDVYAQRVAGSGTLLWESNGAPVATGEAIQGTAAIANDDNGGFVIIWGTDDSIFASRLTKDGLLPVTLVTFDALAENDNAVLTWTTSQETNNKGFEIERSADGKHFEKIGFVNPYNSESDTIQNYQYTDSAPLSGPNYYRLKQLDHDGKFAFSRMLHLEFKSQNKFFVFPNPAFKSIYVETPYENGNIQVTDMIGHAVFNTPPTGTRTHVDIANLPVGMYVVKTISWSQIFMKH from the coding sequence ATGAAAACACTACTACTAATACTGTCACTCGTTTTTGCCAATCTGACTGGATTTGCGCAATGGAGTACAGATCCGACACAAGGCAATTTAATTCGACAGGGGACAAACACGATACGAGAATTTAATCTTCATACGGATAATAATGGTGGAACATTCCTTGTCTGGGAAGATTGGCGAACATTTGGACCAAATATTTACGCACAGCGCATTACCACAGCTGGTTCACCAAAGTGGGATGAAAAGGAAGGGCATATAGTGCGGGCTATGCAAGGGTACGATGAAATGATTGCATACATCGCTGAAATCGGATCCACAAGTGATGGAAATGGGAATGCCATAATCGCATGGTCAGATACGCGGGATCTTTTTCAAGTTTATGTTCAGAAGATCAATGGAACCGGTCAAACGCAGTGGCAAAACAAGGGACTTAGCATATGTACCGATTGTTATTATGCCGAAAAAGTAAGGATAATAAGCGACGGAAGTGGCGGGGCTATCATTGCATGGAGTGGTGACAAGGCTTCCTCGGAAGCAAGTGAGGTCTATATTCAACGGATTAATGCAAACGGTGAAAGCCAATGGCAAAGCAATGGGGTAAGAGTGACTAATAATGATGAAAGTGGTAAGAACTTCCTGAACATTGTGAGCGATGGAAAGGGTGGCGCAATTGTTACATGGGAACATTTGGAAAATGGGATAAGTGACATTCGGGCTCAGCATTTAGATAACAATGGTAATCCTCATTGGGCAGCCGAAGGGGTTGTTCTAGGTAACTTTACAACAGGTATCGGAAAGCAGCCCGAATCGATAGCTGATGGCAATGGTGGAATAATAACTGTTTGGTATGACGTTCGTAATTCTTCCGGAAATCTGTATGCTCAAAGAATCAACTCGAATGGACAACTTCAATGGACTCTTGGAGGACTGCCTGTTTGCACGGCAAATGAAGAGCAGATTGATCCTCGCATCATCAGTGATACGCAGGGAGGTGCGATAATCGCTTGGCAGGATTCGAGAAATGGCACTGCTAACAATGACATTTATGCGCAACGGATAAATGCAAGCGGCCAGGCTCAATGGGCAATCGACGGAATACCAGTGTGCGCCCAGTCGTCTAATCAATTTAGCCCACATATAACTCCTGATGGTGAGGGTGGAGTTGTTATGTGTTGGACTGATACCCGGAATGCTGGAGTCATTTATGACAACAAAGATGTATATGCCCAGCGCGTGGCTGGATCAGGAACTCTGCTCTGGGAAAGCAACGGCGCTCCGGTTGCCACAGGAGAGGCTATTCAGGGTACCGCAGCAATTGCGAATGATGATAATGGTGGCTTTGTTATCATCTGGGGCACCGATGACAGCATATTTGCATCTCGCCTTACTAAAGATGGCCTGCTTCCCGTGACGCTGGTGACTTTTGATGCGCTTGCAGAAAATGACAACGCAGTTCTAACATGGACAACCAGTCAGGAAACCAATAACAAGGGTTTTGAAATCGAACGCAGTGCCGATGGAAAGCATTTTGAAAAGATTGGGTTTGTAAATCCATATAACAGCGAATCCGACACAATTCAAAACTATCAATATACCGACTCTGCCCCACTCTCAGGCCCTAACTATTACCGCCTCAAGCAACTCGATCATGATGGTAAGTTTGCTTTTAGTAGAATGTTGCATCTGGAATTTAAAAGCCAGAATAAATTCTTCGTTTTCCCTAATCCTGCTTTTAAGTCAATTTATGTCGAAACTCCGTATGAAAATGGAAACATACAAGTCACTGATATGATCGGGCATGCAGTATTTAACACACCTCCAACCGGCACACGGACCCACGTCGACATCGCAAATTTACCTGTCGGCATGTATGTCGTTAAAACTATTTCTTGGAGTCAAATTTTTATGAAACATTAA